The Mus musculus strain C57BL/6J chromosome 2, GRCm38.p6 C57BL/6J genome has a window encoding:
- the Lrrc4c gene encoding leucine-rich repeat-containing protein 4C precursor — translation MLNKMTLHPQQIMIGPRFNRALFDPLLVVLLALQLLVVAGLVRAQTCPSVCSCSNQFSKVICVRKNLREVPDGISTNTRLLNLHENQIQIIKVNSFKHLRHLEILQLSRNHIRTIEIGAFNGLANLNTLELFDNRLTTIPNGAFVYLSKLKELWLRNNPIESIPSYAFNRIPSLRRLDLGELKRLSYISEGAFEGLSNLRYLNLAMCNLREIPNLTPLIKLDELDLSGNHLSAIRPGSFQGLMHLQKLWMIQSQIQVIERNAFDNLQSLVEINLAHNNLTLLPHDLFTPLHHLERIHLHHNPWNCNCDILWLSWWIRDMAPSNTACCARCNTPPNLKGRYIGELDQNYFTCYAPVIVEPPADLNVTEGMAAELKCRASTSLTSVSWITPNGTVMTHGAYKVRIAVLSDGTLNFTNVTVQDTGMYTCMVSNSVGNTTASATLNVTAATTTPFSYFSTVTVETMEPSQDEARTTDNNVGPTPVIDWETTNVTTSLTPQSTRSTEKTFTIPVTDINSGIPGIDEVMKTTKIIIGCFVAITLMAAVMLVIFYKMRKQHHRQNHHAPTRTVEIINVDDEITGDTPMESHLPMPAIEHEHLNHYNSYKSPFNHTTTVNTINSIHSSVHEPLLIRMNSKDNVQETQI, via the coding sequence ATGTTGAACAAGATGACCTTACATCCACAGCAGATAATGATAGGTCCTAGGTTTAACAGGGCCCTATTTGACCCCCTGCTTGTGGTGCTGTTGGCTCTTCAACTTCTTGTGGTGGCTGGTTTGGTTCGTGCTCAAACCTGCCCTTCAGTGTGCTCTTGTAGCAACCAGTTCAGCAAGGTGATTTGTGTTCGGAAAAACCTTCGTGAAGTTCCGGATGGCATCTCCACCAACACAAGGCTGCTGAACCTCCATGAGAACCAAATCCAGATCATTAAAGTGAACAGCTTCAAGCATTTGAGGCACTTAGAAATCCTCCAGTTGAGCAGGAACCATATTCGAACCATTGAAATCGGGGCCTTCAATGGTCTGGCCAACCTCAACACCCTGGAACTCTTTGACAATCGTCTTACTACCATACCGAATGGAGCTTTTGTATATTTGTCTAAACTGAAGGAGCTCTGGTTGAGGAACAACCCTATTGAAAGCATCCCTTCCTATGCTTTTAACAGAATCCCTTCTTTGCGCCGCCTGGACTTAGGGGAATTGAAAAGGCTTTCATACATCTCAGAAGGTGCCTTTGAAGGTCTGTCCAACTTGAGGTATTTGAACCTTGCCATGTGCAACCTTCGGGAAATCCCTAACCTCACACCACTCATCAAACTTGACGAGCTAGATCTTTCTGGGAACCATTTGTCTGCAATCAGGCCTGGCTCTTTTCAGGGGTTGATGCACCTTCAAAAACTGTGGATGATACAGTCTCAGATTCAAGTGATTGAACGGAATGCCTTTGATAACCTTCAGTCACTAGTGGAGATAAACTTGGCACACAACAATCTAACATTATTGCCTCATGACCTCTTCACACCCTTGCATCATCTAGAGAGGATACACCTCCATCACAACCCGTGGAACTGTAACTGTGATATCCTGTGGCTCAGCTGGTGGATAAGAGACATGGCCCCCTCCAACACAGCTTGCTGTGCCAGGTGTAACACTCCCCCCAACCTGAAAGGGAGGTACATCGGAGAGCTGGACCAGAATTACTTTACATGCTATGCTCCCGTAATTGTGGAGCCCCCTGCAGACCTCAATGTCACTGAAGGCATGGCAGCTGAGCTGAAATGTCGGGCTTCTACGTCCCTGACTTCCGTATCTTGGATTACTCCAAATGGAACAGTCATGACCCACGGGGCATACAAAGTGCGGATAGCTGTGCTCAGCGACGGTACTTTAAATTTCACAAATGTAACTGTGCAAgacacaggcatgtacacatgtatggtgAGTAATTCTGTTGGCAACACCACTGCTTCTGCCACCTTGAATGTTACTGCGGCAACCACTACTCCGTTCTCGTACTTTTCAACTGTAACAGTAGAGACTATGGAACCTTCTCAGGATGAGGCACGGACCACAGATAACAATGTGGGCCCCACTCCAGTGATCGATTGGGAGACCACCAATGTAACCACATCTCTTACGCCACAGAGCACAAGGTCGACAGAAAAAACATTCACCATCCCAGTAACTGACATCAACAGCGGAATCCCAGGAATTGATGAGGTCATGAAAACAACTAAAATCATTATTGGGTGTTTTGTGGCCATCACACTCATGGCTGCCGTGATGCTGGTCATTTTCTACAAGATGAGGAAACAGCACCATCGGCAAAACCACCATGCTCCAACAAGGACTGTTGAAATCATTAACGTGGATGATGAGATCACTGGGGACACGCCCATGGAAAGCCACCTGCCCATGCCTGCGATTGAGCATGAGCACCTAAACCACTATAACTCTTACAAATCTCCCTTCAACCACACAACAACAGTAAACACAATAAATTCAATACACAGTTCAGTGCATGAACCGTTATTGATCCGAATGAACTCTAAAGACAATGTACAAGAGACTCAGATATAA